The window ATGGTGTTTGGGGTATCGGCACAAAACGTACGTCCAAAATTATTTTGGCATTTATTGCCTTTGTTGTTTTTCTGTTTTTGCCAGGGCCCGACTATTTGCGGGTAACCAGTGGACTTGTTGCGTATGCCGTAGCACTGTTTTGGTTAAAAGCCGTGTCTTGGCGACAGGTTAAACAATGTTTAGGCATTAGACGAGACCATGTCGACGCCTAAATTATCAGTAATTATCCCGGTGTTCAACAATCTGGCGACCTTGCCGAGGATATTGGAATTGCTTGAGAAACAGAACAAAACTATGTTTCACGAAGTTGTGGCGGTCGATAACGGTTCTACGGATGGAACGCTGGCTTTCCTGTACGAACAGCAAAAAATTAAACCTGGTTATTTAAATGTTTTAGTCGAAGGCAAGCGGGGTGCCGGGTCGGCCAGAAACACCGGCGCGATGACGGCCAAGTCTCCCATCCTGCTCTTTCTTGGGGGCGATATTTTGCCAGCCGAAAATTTACTATTGCGTCATTATCAGGTGCATTTGGAAAATCCGGATCCCAAGATTGGTTGTCTTGGGTTTGTTACATGGGACCGCACTTTGCCTCCCACACCCTTTATGGTCTATTTGGAACATGGTGGTCCGCAAAATGCGTTTGGGGAAATTGCCGGCAAGAATTTTGTCGATCCACGCAAGTATTTTTACGGGTCGAATATTTCCTTGAAAAAAAAGATGTTTGAAGACGCCGGTGGTTTTGATACTGAACACTTTTCCGGGTATGGCTGGGAAGATTTGGAACTGGGCATCCGGCTTGCCGACCGGGGTTTTAAGCTTTTCTACGAACCGCAAGCGAGAGGTTGGCATAGTCATAAAGTAACACTTGAGAATGTTGAAAGACGAATGATGAATGTGGGTATGGGGTACGTGATGCTCAAGAAATTACATCCAAATGTTGAAGGTCTCGATCTTGCTATTGAGCACAAAAAGTACTGGCTACGGAGGCTGGTTTTTGGAGGCCCAATTGGTTTAGTTGTCAGTTTTTTGGCCTCTTGGTGTGAAACAAGAATCGTCGCGAAAACACTGTTTCGGCGAGCAATTTCACTCCCGTTCTACATTGGTGTTCACCAGGCGATGCAAAAGAAGGGGAAAAGTGTGGATAAGGTGAATAGTTAGAATAGTCGCAATAATGTCACTAATTGCTATGATAAATTGGCTAACAAAAGCGCAAATACCGTATTTAGTTAAGTTGTGTATTTGGCGGTCGGATTGGTTTATCACAATGTTATCCACAGAGTTGTACACAAATAGGGAACAGTTTTACATTTATGATGCAAAGATGAAAAATAAAGCCAAGGAGTTGAAATTGGTGGGGTTTGCGTTTCCTCCCTTTAACAAAGGGAGGCGGGGAGAGATTATTAATAATATGTGCAGTTATGGCTCATTACTTAATCCACCCTCGCCCTCCTTTGAATAAAGGAGGGAAACCCTATGTTATCTAAGGACACCTTTTTTGTTATTGTGCATTGGGGCAGTCAAGAGCTGACTCAAAAAGCGGTTTTGAGCGTGCAAGCTGGAGCTCAAGCGGATAATAATCAAATAGTAGTGGTTGAGAATGGAATGCCTTCAGGTGTGACTTCGGATCTTGCAAAACTAATTAGTCTGCCCTCAAACAAAGGATACGCGGGCGGTGTGAACGCAGGGATACATTACGCGCTGGAAAAAGGAGCGGAAAATATCTTAATTATGAACAATGATTTATTGTATATGGCGGGGTCGGCGGAAGCGATGCTGGCCGAGGTTAAGAAAGGCTTCGGCTGTGTTGGGGCGACTGTTTCAGAAGGTCAGAAAGAACCTACTTTGGCCGGCGGTTTTGTTGATTGGTTTCGTGGAAGAACACATTTTGTGTTCAACAAACAATCAATAAAAAAAATGCATTATGTGTCGGGGGCTTTTCTACTGATAACCAAAAAATGTTTTTTGGATGTCGGTGATATGCCGGAAGTCTATTTCCATACATGGGAGGACGTCGCCTGGGGTTTTCGGATGCGAGAGAAAGGTTGGCAATTGGGTTTTGCGGAAACACCTGTTATTCCCCATCTTGTGTCACAGTCGTTGTCGAAAAGTAAATTGAAGACTTATTATCTGGTGCGAAACGGCGCGTTGTTTGTGCGTGAATACGCGCCTTTTTGGGCGAAACTGTGGTTGATTGGTTTGGAGCCGTTACGTTTGCTGTGGGCGCGAATAAGGGGCCGAGAAGAGATTGTAAAAGCGTTGCGAGACGCAAGGAATAATTTAGGTGGGCGTCACGCACCTGCGACCACTCCCGAAGTGGCTCCGTGGGCCACTTCGGGAGTGGTTCGGGGTTCGGTTCTATCGGTCATTATCGTCACACATCAATCACAGAATGACATCGCCGCCTGTCTCAAATCGGTTCAAAAAGAATCGGTTGGATTAAAGACAGAAATTATCGTCGTTGATGCGGGGTCAACGGATGATACAAAAACTGTTGTACACCAAAGTTGTACAACGGCAAAATATATTCAACTGCGTAATGTCGGTTTTGCTTCGGCGGCAAATCTGGGCGCGTCGCAAGCAACAGGCGACATTCTCTTGTTTCTTAATCCTGATGCAATTCTTATGGATGGGGCGCTTAGTATGTTAGAACAACGTTTTGGGGGACAAAACAATATCGGTATTGTCGGTGGTTTCTTAATGTCTGCGCCGGAAACACCCGAAAAATGGCAAGCCATGCCATTTCCAAGTTTGAGGAATGTATTGTTGAGTCACTTCGGCAGATTAAATAAAACCGATTTGTTATTTCCTCAAATCCTGTACCCTGTACCCTGTACCCTGGTGCCCTGGGTGTCGGGTGGTGCTCTTAGTATAAGGAAAGAGGATTTTATCAATATCGGTGGATTCAACGAACGTTATTTCCTGTATTTTGAAGATGTGGATTTGTGCCGGAGAATGCGGGACGCGGGTTTTGGTGTTTACCTGGATCCGCAAATGCGGGTGCTTCATCAGGGAGGCAAGAGCGCCAATCAAGAACAAAGGGTGCAGGCTTATGATCGTTCGCAGGGGACATATTTTTTGGCACATCGGCCAATGTGGGAATATCTAGCGTTATCTGTTTTTCGTTTTTTCTTTAGGTCTTGGGTTGAGTTGGTTATTGGTTTGATTTTGGTGGGAATAGCAGTATTTGGGGCGACCACAAACCACTGGCTTTTGATAAGTGTTCTTGGGATTGCTGTGGTTGCGATACTGGCAACAATAAAGTGGCCACACGTCGGCTTGTGGTTGCTTGCCGGTTCAATCGTGTTTGGTCAAACGGTCCGTTTTAGCGGTGGTGCTATTAACGGCACGGTGACGGATTTTATTTTGCCATTGGTTCTTGTTGGTTTGTTTTACGCGGTTGTTGCTCGAAGGCGAGTGCCCGTCTTGGTAGATGTTGTGGTCAGGGGTTGGTGGTTACCGGTGGCAGTTCTGCCGGGAATTCTTTTGGCTTGGCAGAGATTGCCAGTACAGGATTTTGTTATTGCTTTTTCGTATTGCTTGAGATTGTTTGCGATTCTCTCGTTAATCCCATTAGTACGAGTACTGCGCGTGTCTTTTTCTTCTGCCCGCAAGACGATTCTTATGGTGGCGATAGTTTTAGTGGGGCTTGGTTTTTTGCAGTTACTGGTGTTGCCTTCCCTGCCACCCCAAGGAGATACATTTTTTTCACAACTTTTTCTTAGGTATTCCGGCGGTGGGTGGGACCCACACCAATTGCGCCTTTTTTCAACGTGGTTAGATCCAAACTTTCTAGGGATGTTTTTTGTGATGGCGCTCGCGCTGATTTTAGGCACCTGTACCGCTCCAGGAGCGGAGCAAGGTTGCTCCGCTCCTGGAGCGGTACAGAGGTTCGGCTTGATGTTGAGTGGATTAGTCGGACTTATTATTTTTACCGCCCTTGCGCTAACCCGTTCGCGGGCGTCATTCTTGGCTTTGTTTGCGATGTTGGTTGTCTATTTCATCTTTACTAAGATCAAGCGGATATTTGTGCCGGTCATTACCGTTTTGGTGTTGGCGTTGTTACTGTTCCCCGCTTTATCGGCACGTATTTTCGTTGCACCCCTGGCCGACCCCACCGTGCAGTTGCGTCTGCAATCTTGGCAACAAGCGATTTGGCATTTTGAAAATTTCCCCCTGTTTGGGATGGGATACAACGCTTATGGAGTTGAGCAAATGGCTTCGGGAAACGTGATGAACCAAAATATTCATTCCTTGGCTGGGACCGACAATTTTACTTTGTTAGTTCTTGCAACCGTAGGCATATGGGGTGTGGTGATTTTATTGTTTGGAATGAGTCGATTTGTTGCCGGACTAATTGCGGGTGCTCGCCAAAATCAAACGGAAGCCTTAAGTGTTTTGTTGGTTTTGATCGCTTTATTTGCGCACGCACAATTTATTCAAAGTTTTACGTATATACATTTGTTGTTGCCCGTTGCGCTTTTGATTGGCACGAATAAAAGAACATGATTACGCTCTTTCCGGCAATCCTGATCTTTATGGCTTGTTTTTTATTCGCGCTCACCCGACCTAAAATCGCGATTTATTTACCGCTTGTATTTAGCTCGGCGTATTTGGTAAAAGCGCAGATTTTCGGGCTACCATCCACCCTATTGGAAATAATTTTAGTAGCGGTTTTGTTGGGCGTGTGGGTGGAATTTGTGATTAACCATCGTACCGATCCCGGAACGGAGCAACCTTGCTCCGTTCCGGGATCGGTACGGGTAGTAAGCAGATCGACCATAATCTTTTGCGGATTGTTTTTGATTGGAGCGACCATATCTGCTTTAATCGCGCCACACCCGTATACGGCTTGGGGATATTGGAAAGCGATGGTGGTAGAGCCAATCCTTTACGCGTTAACGCTGTTTTTTCTCGTTGAAAAGGAAAAAAGGGCGGAGGGTATTGTTAGAGCGTTATTGCTTGGCGGGCTTGTAAGCGTGATTCTTTCGTTGTTTACGATGGGTTTTGGCGTCGATTTTGGGCGTTTTAAGGGGATTTACGATGTACCGAACTCGTTGGCGCTAATTGTTGCACCGTTATGTGCGATGAGTTTGGTTGGTAGTTTATTGAGTTGGCGTGGGAGGTTCGGTTTACCGGCGACCGATCCAGGAACGGAGCAAGGTTGCTCCGTTCCTGGATCGGTACGGTTGGTTGCGCGACATAAATTAGTATTTGCATTATTAGCAGTAGTTTTTGGTTCAGTTTTAATTGCGACGCAATCTTTGGCAGGCATAATCGCCGTAGCAATTGCCGTATTGGTCATAATTTTAATGGAAAATAAAGGATGGAAAGGATTTTTAGTGATCGCACTCTTGATTGTTTTGGGTTTAGGATTACAAATATCAACCGGAAAACTATCTCATTTATTTAATCAACAATCGTCGTCGTTTATTGCCCGTGAACAGATTTGGTATACGGCGTCTAGAATGATCAAACAGCATCCGATTCTGGGAACAGGACTAGGAACATTTGAACCAAGCTATCAAGATGAATTAAGAAGGTTTTCCAATTTTGACTTAATATCTCCTCTCGAGTGGGTCGTGCGTGATCCGCACAATGTGGTTTTATCTTTCTGGTTAAATACGGGCTTACTTGGGCTCGGCGCGATGGTTGTTTTGTTGGTGTTGGCTCTAAAAAGATTGATCGTCGCGCTTAAAGAAACGCATGATCAATATCGGATAATGTTTGGTGTGGCGTTGCTGACGCTAATCATCTTCGGCCTATTCGACGTCCCCTACTGGAAAAACGACCTGGCGCTGATTTGGTGGGTTTATTTACTTTGACCGTTACCGAATTTTGGGTTTTTAAGTTCCTCGGCAAACTGCGGGTGAATAGTGTTCAATATAACCCACGAAATTAGTGCTATCACAAGGCCAAGGATCGACCTTGTAATAATCTGTTTTCCTTCTTCGGCAAATTTCGCATTACCGGACGCGGCGAAGTAATAGAATGAACCAATAGCGATGTATATAGCGGCCGCAAGCACGCAAAGCCCAACTCCAAGTTGAAGAAGGGCCTGTGTGAGACCAAGCATATCATCAGCATTTTTTATAGGTTTATTGAGGTCGTCGCTACTGGTTGCCGCCAAACTTGTACCTATTATGCTAAAAAATAGAAATGTTATTAGAAGGATTCCATAAAATAGTTTTCGGTCACGGATGGTGAAATTCATATTAAAATAATTTTACCACATAGTTCTTAGTAACCAAAATAACTTTTTATATTTATCCAGGTACCCTGAATAATTTCATTTGCCGTTGTGGCGGGGTTATTTGTTATGTCTTGGAATAGTTTGGAGTAGCCTCCTACATAGTAATCCCAATTTTGTTGATAATAAACAATAAGAATTATCATTATTATCACACAGAGAATAATTAGTAAGATTACAAAAATAACCGGCAGACTAGCCGCGCCGACATAAGCAAGAACCTGTAATGTGGCGGACACTAAGGCACGGCCGGCGGTTTGCACTAGTTGTGAACCTGCTGTTTTAACGGCCGAACTCGCTACTGTTTTTGCGGCTTGGCCGGCTACTTGTGTTGTCGCGCTTCCGGCTTCAGTTGCAGCGGATTTTGCCAAGCCTTGTTTAATCTGTTGAGTTCCTTGGCGAAGGGCAAAATTTCGAAGCTCGGAGCGATTTCTTTTTTGGCGTTCTTCCTCTTCTCGGGCCCCTATTTCCTCTTCGTTTGGTTCTTCTTGGCCGGACAGACTATCGATTGGGGACATTACTTTATTCTACAGGTACTTCACTGACGGGTTCGATAACACCGGTTCCCATATTGGAGCTATCCATATCGTCTTGCGCCATTTCTTTACGCGCTGCCTCAATTTCCAAAACCTGGCGAGGATCACTGGTGATGATCTGATCTTCCGCGTAAGAGGCCACGATTTTAATGGCAACGTGTTTTAGCCCTGCAAAAAACAGGCCTTCCCCCACATCACTCTCGAGCAACAGATACTTCTCTCCTTCCGTTAGATAGAAAGTGTCGGCAATAAGGTCGATAGCGGCCGGCGATTGGCGCAATAAAATCTGAATACTGGAGTTGGTAACGATCGGCTTGCCATAGCGTGATGTTAAGAAGTCGGTGATGTCCTGGGTAATCGTGGTAACGCCTAAATAGTATTTGCGGGCACGCTTGGCGATGCCGAATAAGAACTGGGCCGATTCTTCGTGTTGCATCAGTACCCACGCTTCGTCGATTACCAGAATGCGCTTTTTCATGTTGGCGCGGATGCGCTTCCAAATAAACTGTAAAACCACGTACATGGCCATGGGGCGCAATTGTTCTTCCATATCGCGTAAGTTGAACACAACCAGCTGTGATCCAAGATCAATATTGGTTGCGCGGTTGAACACGCCAGCATACGTTCCTGTAACGAATTGTTGAATACGCAGGGCCAAATCTTTCCCGCCGTCCATATCTTTTAGAATGTTGTAGAAATCTTCCAAGGTCGGTGCTTCAATGTTGAATGTTCGACTTTGCGGGGTGATATCTTTGAGAGCATAAGTTTCCCAGACAGCCTGGTCGACGATAGACTTCTCTTCCGCGGAGAGGCCGTCCGCCATAATTCCGATTAGACCGGTGATGTGAGTAATGGTTTCACGCAAAACGTCTTCCGGATTATCGTCGTCGCGCAACGGCGGTAAATCAAACGGATTGATGCGATGTTCGGAAGAAATAGAAATACGCAAGAAAGTGCCACCGGTAGCTTGTGCCAAGTAGCGGTATTCGTTTTCCGGGTCGATAGCGATCACGTCGATGCCGAACATCATACTGCGCAAAATTTCCAATTTAACGGTATAGCTTTTTCCGGCACCGGACTTGGCGAAGATCACCGAGTTGGCGTTTTCCATCGAAAAGCGATCGAAGATGATCAGGGAGTTATTGTGGCGGTTGATGCCGTAAAGAATACCGGTGTTGGAAGTAAGGTCGGAGCTGACAAACGGGAAAGTGGTGGAAATGGGGGATGTATTCATATTCGTGTTCACTTGCAGAACATCGTGACCAATTGGCAGAGTGGACACAAAACCCTGCTCCATCTGATAAATAGCCGGTTTTACGTAAATTAGTTTTGCTTCCAAAACCCCTTCGATTCTGGCAACGGCATCGTCCAACTCTTTCTTATCCTTGCCGTGAACCGTGAAGTAGATACCTAACTTGAAAAACTTTTCCGTGCCTTGGATAAGACGGTCACGCAGTTCTTCGATGTCTTGGTAGGCGGTTTCCAACATCGGATCGCGTACTTGGCCCTTCTCTTGCGCCATCGCAATGGAAGCTTGCACTTGGGCTACTTTCTTCTTGAGATTTTTGAGGATTGTGCCGGAATCAAGCGGGTACATGAACATGGATATATCAAGCTCAACATCCATATTGATAATTGGCGCCAACCAAGTTGATTGCAGGAAGCGCGGATAAGTGAAGGTAAACAATGTTGCCACAAACTCCCCGGATAGTTCCACAAAACGCGGAGTAATGTTTAATACGGACGGCGCGATAATATCGCGCAGTGTGGCCACACCTTCGCGAAAAATCTTTTCGTGTTGTTCAAGTTTCTGTTTTTGTTGACGCAAAACAGCGGATTGTTTGCTCGTATCGGGTTTTTTAGAGAAGAGAGGCATGGAGTTTGTGTTGGTTTAAGTTCGTCTTTGCGAGGCCTTTCAAGGCCGAAGCAATCTCTCGCGTCACGAAACTGAAGGGATTGCTTCGCTTCGCTCGCAATGACTGGCGGGTGTTCATACGTCTCGTGATTGCCGCTCTTGATAAAGTCTCTGCGCTTCTTCGAGATCGGGGGCTTGTTTGGTAAAGTTTTTTGAATTATTGTCCGGTTCATTGGACGCGATTTCCGCGATTGTTTCCGGTTTGGCGTCCTCAATATCTAAGTCCTCAATGTAGGGCAATCTTTGGTTGCGAGACGTGTCCGGATTATAAAGCGTATAGAAAAGTTCGATAATTTCCTGGGTGTTCATCGGCACTAAACGCACACCAAGATTACGAAGGTTACCGGCCACTTGGTCCACACGCTGCCAAAGTTGGTCTTTGTAGCGTTCAAATTCGGTTTGGTTGTAGGCGGAGAGGCCACCACGAATTTTTAGCCCCTTAAAAAACTTAGAGAAGCTCCCCTCCTCTTTCACCTGGGAAACACCAAAAGGAATGATGATGTAGAAATTCTTGGTCATCACATTGCTTACTTTTACCAATTCTTTGATATATTCCTTGTATTCTTGCAGTTGAATTTTCATTAGTTCGCTGTTCTGTCCTTCTTCACGCAGGTCTAGCTCTTTTAAGTAGGGTTTGATATCAATTTGGCGGGAGGTTACCAAGACTTGGATAGGAAAGGAGATGGAATTAATGAAATCTTGGTAACCGAAAATAATGGCGTCCTGTTCTTGTTCACTTTTGAGAGCAAAGTTGAGACTGCTGGCCATGAGGATGGCACGGAACGAACCGTCACGGAGAATTACAACACCATCGCGAATTTCCGCAATGTCGAGATATTGCTGTGCGGAATACTTACTTTTCTTTTTCGGGGTGAGATTTGTGTTTGCCATTTCTACTAAGGGTACAGGGTACAGGGTACAGGAAATTAAGGACGCAGTCCACTGATTATTTTATATAACATACGAATAATTTCTTCATTTAGGTTGTATAAAATGTTCATTTCATTTTCGGAAATGTAGCTTAGATCTCTTGAAAGAAGAAGGAAGGTTTCTAGCTCCGAAGCCGAACCAAGTGCAACTGATAGGAAGTACGCATATTCTTTTGTTGATCTTCTGTATCCTTCGGCAATATTGGTTGGCACTGAATAAGCGGCGCGGCGCATTTGACTTGTCATTCCATACATTTCCTCTCTTGGAAATTTTTTTGTGGCTATATAGATAGCCTTGGTCAGTTCAAAAGATTTTTGCCAAACGATGAGTTCTTTATGTGATCGCATGTGTCATTCGTTAGTAATCCTGTACCCTGTCCCCTGATCCCTGTACCCTCATCAGAAGCCCGCAGGAGCCTCAGCATCCTCGTTCACTGTGTGCCCCGAAGTATCAAGAATGCGAGCTAGTTTTTGAATGCGTGTTCCGTCAAAGGACTTCTTGATTGGCGCGCCAGGAGTATTTTTCCTTTCTTCTTTGGCTAATGCTTCTTTTTTGAGCGTGATGGTCTCGGCTTCCCAGCGTCTTTCCCAAATGAATTGCTTGCCAGTGAAGAAAAAATGGACGATGGAATACATATACCAAGTGAAGGAACGGCCGTTAATTTTGTAAAAGGCCAAGAGAATGGTGAAGATAAGAATTGGTATTGCCAGAATGATTGTTGCTTGCGGTGGCAGTGGCGAGACCCACAAGGCACCAATAATCAAAAAGGCCACGATGAACATGACAAATTGTTTGGTGTCTAAGGGGCCAAATATTTTGTCTTCAACATCGACGAATTGGGGAACTTGGTATTGTTGGGGCACGGGGGTGGGTTTAATATTTACCTGATTGAGTTATTTTTATGTTTCTTAATGTGTAGTAAGTCGGGAACAAGATTTGTATATTGTATTTAGTATATGGTATATGAAGTGCACAAAGTTTTCTCTTCCCCATATACTATATACCAAATACAATATACAAAAATGTTATTCAGGACGCGATACTACTGGTGGTGTTGGAGGTAATTTGCTTGGCAGTGGTTCAGGTGACTTTCGCAGATCCACAACATTTCTCGACGGCTTATTGGCAACTATTTGGGTTGATTGATCTTCCGGTTCCAGATCCCCTGCCCAGTCACCCATTGAGGTTGTTGGTTTGCCCGGAACAGCTGTAGCTTCAATCGTAGCCCGTTTTTGTTCGAGTGATTCCAACGGGCGTCCGGCTAGAGGTTGACGCGGAGCGGAAGTTTTCGTTGGTACGGCGCCTACACGGTGTTTTTTTTCGTAAAGCTGGGAAATTTGGAAATAATTTGGGGCGATAAGTTCCTTGGTCAGTTTGGAAGCAATATTTTGGGCGATCGCATCCGTTGTGCCGAGCTTGTTTTTTAATTCCTGCGTGAGATTGCCGGAAGTGATATTACCCAAAGCGATCTCGCGAATCGTGCGGGCGATATCGGAAATCTGATCTTCACTTAAACCATTTTCATCGCCAAGCAGGTAAATTAGAGAAGACGTTGTTTCTGCCCAGAGTGTTTGGCGGACATTTTCCGGCAGGTCGGACATAACGTCCGGATTGATAATGTTGGGGTCCACTCCGATGGGGTTGGCTTTAAGAAACAGCCACCAACTCGCTCGTTCTTCTTCTGTTTGTTTAGATAATGCCATAAATATATTTCACGGATTAATTCTGTTTATACTTGGACGCTCATTGTTGCGATTGAACCAGGGTATTTGTATGTTATTATTTGTGCATTTTGATTTTTCTCGCATAAGCAACGGTTGCATCTCTCTTTGGGTTGAAGCTTGTATCAAGTTCCATTTCGGCAATTTTTGCGGAAACGGCTTTCGCAAGTTCTTTGTCGGACGAAGAGGCGGCGGCCATTACTTGCGCTTGGCTTAATATATCATTACTTCCTGCATACCCCATGGCTTTCTTAAATTCACCAGCATCTGTTTTGGCAAAATCCTCAGGCTTC of the bacterium genome contains:
- a CDS encoding PrgI family protein; the encoded protein is MPQQYQVPQFVDVEDKIFGPLDTKQFVMFIVAFLIIGALWVSPLPPQATIILAIPILIFTILLAFYKINGRSFTWYMYSIVHFFFTGKQFIWERRWEAETITLKKEALAKEERKNTPGAPIKKSFDGTRIQKLARILDTSGHTVNEDAEAPAGF
- a CDS encoding O-antigen ligase family protein, producing the protein MITLFPAILIFMACFLFALTRPKIAIYLPLVFSSAYLVKAQIFGLPSTLLEIILVAVLLGVWVEFVINHRTDPGTEQPCSVPGSVRVVSRSTIIFCGLFLIGATISALIAPHPYTAWGYWKAMVVEPILYALTLFFLVEKEKRAEGIVRALLLGGLVSVILSLFTMGFGVDFGRFKGIYDVPNSLALIVAPLCAMSLVGSLLSWRGRFGLPATDPGTEQGCSVPGSVRLVARHKLVFALLAVVFGSVLIATQSLAGIIAVAIAVLVIILMENKGWKGFLVIALLIVLGLGLQISTGKLSHLFNQQSSSFIAREQIWYTASRMIKQHPILGTGLGTFEPSYQDELRRFSNFDLISPLEWVVRDPHNVVLSFWLNTGLLGLGAMVVLLVLALKRLIVALKETHDQYRIMFGVALLTLIIFGLFDVPYWKNDLALIWWVYLL
- a CDS encoding glycosyltransferase; its protein translation is MLSKDTFFVIVHWGSQELTQKAVLSVQAGAQADNNQIVVVENGMPSGVTSDLAKLISLPSNKGYAGGVNAGIHYALEKGAENILIMNNDLLYMAGSAEAMLAEVKKGFGCVGATVSEGQKEPTLAGGFVDWFRGRTHFVFNKQSIKKMHYVSGAFLLITKKCFLDVGDMPEVYFHTWEDVAWGFRMREKGWQLGFAETPVIPHLVSQSLSKSKLKTYYLVRNGALFVREYAPFWAKLWLIGLEPLRLLWARIRGREEIVKALRDARNNLGGRHAPATTPEVAPWATSGVVRGSVLSVIIVTHQSQNDIAACLKSVQKESVGLKTEIIVVDAGSTDDTKTVVHQSCTTAKYIQLRNVGFASAANLGASQATGDILLFLNPDAILMDGALSMLEQRFGGQNNIGIVGGFLMSAPETPEKWQAMPFPSLRNVLLSHFGRLNKTDLLFPQILYPVPCTLVPWVSGGALSIRKEDFINIGGFNERYFLYFEDVDLCRRMRDAGFGVYLDPQMRVLHQGGKSANQEQRVQAYDRSQGTYFLAHRPMWEYLALSVFRFFFRSWVELVIGLILVGIAVFGATTNHWLLISVLGIAVVAILATIKWPHVGLWLLAGSIVFGQTVRFSGGAINGTVTDFILPLVLVGLFYAVVARRRVPVLVDVVVRGWWLPVAVLPGILLAWQRLPVQDFVIAFSYCLRLFAILSLIPLVRVLRVSFSSARKTILMVAIVLVGLGFLQLLVLPSLPPQGDTFFSQLFLRYSGGGWDPHQLRLFSTWLDPNFLGMFFVMALALILGTCTAPGAEQGCSAPGAVQRFGLMLSGLVGLIIFTALALTRSRASFLALFAMLVVYFIFTKIKRIFVPVITVLVLALLLFPALSARIFVAPLADPTVQLRLQSWQQAIWHFENFPLFGMGYNAYGVEQMASGNVMNQNIHSLAGTDNFTLLVLATVGIWGVVILLFGMSRFVAGLIAGARQNQTEALSVLLVLIALFAHAQFIQSFTYIHLLLPVALLIGTNKRT
- a CDS encoding glycosyltransferase — protein: MSTPKLSVIIPVFNNLATLPRILELLEKQNKTMFHEVVAVDNGSTDGTLAFLYEQQKIKPGYLNVLVEGKRGAGSARNTGAMTAKSPILLFLGGDILPAENLLLRHYQVHLENPDPKIGCLGFVTWDRTLPPTPFMVYLEHGGPQNAFGEIAGKNFVDPRKYFYGSNISLKKKMFEDAGGFDTEHFSGYGWEDLELGIRLADRGFKLFYEPQARGWHSHKVTLENVERRMMNVGMGYVMLKKLHPNVEGLDLAIEHKKYWLRRLVFGGPIGLVVSFLASWCETRIVAKTLFRRAISLPFYIGVHQAMQKKGKSVDKVNS
- a CDS encoding ATP-binding protein, with translation MPLFSKKPDTSKQSAVLRQQKQKLEQHEKIFREGVATLRDIIAPSVLNITPRFVELSGEFVATLFTFTYPRFLQSTWLAPIINMDVELDISMFMYPLDSGTILKNLKKKVAQVQASIAMAQEKGQVRDPMLETAYQDIEELRDRLIQGTEKFFKLGIYFTVHGKDKKELDDAVARIEGVLEAKLIYVKPAIYQMEQGFVSTLPIGHDVLQVNTNMNTSPISTTFPFVSSDLTSNTGILYGINRHNNSLIIFDRFSMENANSVIFAKSGAGKSYTVKLEILRSMMFGIDVIAIDPENEYRYLAQATGGTFLRISISSEHRINPFDLPPLRDDDNPEDVLRETITHITGLIGIMADGLSAEEKSIVDQAVWETYALKDITPQSRTFNIEAPTLEDFYNILKDMDGGKDLALRIQQFVTGTYAGVFNRATNIDLGSQLVVFNLRDMEEQLRPMAMYVVLQFIWKRIRANMKKRILVIDEAWVLMQHEESAQFLFGIAKRARKYYLGVTTITQDITDFLTSRYGKPIVTNSSIQILLRQSPAAIDLIADTFYLTEGEKYLLLESDVGEGLFFAGLKHVAIKIVASYAEDQIITSDPRQVLEIEAARKEMAQDDMDSSNMGTGVIEPVSEVPVE
- a CDS encoding four helix bundle protein; translation: MRSHKELIVWQKSFELTKAIYIATKKFPREEMYGMTSQMRRAAYSVPTNIAEGYRRSTKEYAYFLSVALGSASELETFLLLSRDLSYISENEMNILYNLNEEIIRMLYKIISGLRP